Proteins co-encoded in one Lysobacter solisilvae genomic window:
- a CDS encoding lysophospholipid acyltransferase family protein yields the protein MSEPGRVPSTGARCWLLGPANVLAAGVARLPQRALLAAGTLLHALAAPVLAGRRRIAARNIALCFPALDAAAQSRLLQSTMRDNVTGLLESLRGWFGRDADLHDLVAIEGLEHLRAARAGGRGALLVTGHMPHLELGGRMLGLALREPLAIVARRNNRGCLQRFLEGARARAFHQVIDKKDARGLLRTLSRGGVVAWAGDQDFNYQSAFVPFFGVPAATISVMSQLGRRADAAVLPYGFQREADGRYRLWIEPAWEPLPPAQDAARYMAWLERVVRRHPSQYLWVHRRFKTRPPGGPDLYSGQ from the coding sequence ATGTCTGAGCCGGGCCGCGTGCCCTCGACCGGGGCGCGCTGCTGGCTGTTGGGCCCGGCAAACGTGCTGGCCGCCGGCGTCGCGCGCCTGCCGCAACGTGCGCTGCTGGCGGCGGGCACGCTGCTGCATGCGCTGGCCGCGCCGGTACTGGCCGGCCGACGGCGCATCGCCGCGCGCAACATCGCCCTGTGCTTTCCCGCGCTCGACGCCGCGGCGCAGTCGCGCCTGCTGCAGTCGACGATGCGCGACAACGTCACCGGCCTGCTCGAGTCGCTGCGCGGCTGGTTCGGCCGCGATGCCGACCTGCACGATCTGGTCGCGATCGAAGGCCTGGAACACCTGCGCGCGGCACGCGCGGGCGGCCGCGGTGCGCTGCTGGTCACCGGTCACATGCCGCACCTGGAGCTCGGCGGCCGCATGCTGGGACTGGCGCTGCGCGAGCCGCTGGCGATCGTCGCGCGACGCAACAACCGCGGCTGCCTGCAGCGCTTCCTCGAGGGCGCGCGGGCGCGTGCCTTCCACCAGGTCATCGACAAGAAGGACGCACGCGGACTGCTGCGCACGCTGTCGCGCGGCGGCGTCGTGGCGTGGGCGGGCGACCAGGACTTCAACTACCAGAGTGCGTTCGTGCCGTTCTTCGGCGTGCCCGCCGCCACCATCAGCGTGATGTCCCAGCTCGGGCGCCGCGCCGATGCGGCGGTGCTGCCGTACGGCTTCCAGCGCGAGGCCGACGGCCGCTATCGGCTGTGGATCGAACCGGCGTGGGAACCCCTGCCGCCGGCGCAGGATGCCGCGCGCTACATGGCCTGGCTGGAGCGCGTCGTGCGCCGCCATCCGTCGCAGTACCTGTGGGTGCACCGGCGCTTCAAGACCCGGCCGCCCGGCGGGCCGGATCTCTACTCCGGACAATGA
- the lpxL gene encoding LpxL/LpxP family Kdo(2)-lipid IV(A) lauroyl/palmitoleoyl acyltransferase, giving the protein MSSTPRDASPAASSPPDPGPPPRGVRQWPAWLGIGCAWLLARLPWPAQRVLGRAVGTLLRVALPARRRVAARNLELCFPELDDRARQALLRESFSQLGIGLFEFARAWWGEVGPLRAGLRVEGLEHMETARAGGRGVIVVSGHFTTLEIAARLMCDYAPLAGMYRPHDQGAMEWAVKRGRLRYATAMFGREELRPALRHLKQGGLLWFAPDQDTRRGDSVFVPFFGRPAYSLTSTHQLARLSGAAVLAFAHERRDDGGYTLRLMPAFEGFPSDDATTDTARVMAAIETMVRAAPAQYLWIHRRFKRQPDGRGELYR; this is encoded by the coding sequence ATGTCGAGCACGCCCCGCGACGCCTCCCCCGCTGCCTCCAGTCCGCCCGACCCCGGCCCGCCGCCGCGTGGCGTGCGCCAGTGGCCGGCGTGGCTGGGGATCGGCTGTGCGTGGCTGCTGGCGCGACTGCCATGGCCGGCACAACGCGTGCTCGGACGGGCCGTGGGCACGCTGCTGCGGGTCGCGCTGCCCGCCCGGCGACGGGTCGCCGCCCGCAACCTGGAGCTGTGCTTTCCCGAACTGGATGACCGCGCGCGCCAGGCCCTGCTGCGCGAAAGCTTCTCGCAGCTGGGCATCGGGCTGTTCGAGTTCGCGCGCGCGTGGTGGGGCGAAGTGGGGCCGCTGCGCGCAGGCCTGCGCGTGGAAGGCCTGGAACACATGGAGACAGCGCGCGCCGGCGGCCGGGGCGTGATCGTGGTTTCCGGGCACTTCACCACGCTGGAGATCGCTGCGCGCCTGATGTGCGATTACGCACCGCTGGCCGGCATGTACCGGCCGCACGACCAGGGCGCGATGGAATGGGCAGTCAAGCGCGGCCGCCTGCGCTACGCCACGGCGATGTTCGGCCGCGAGGAACTGCGCCCGGCACTGCGCCACCTCAAGCAGGGCGGCCTGCTCTGGTTCGCTCCGGACCAGGACACCCGACGCGGCGACAGCGTGTTCGTGCCCTTCTTCGGCCGCCCCGCCTACAGCCTGACTTCGACGCACCAGCTGGCGCGCCTGTCGGGCGCGGCGGTGCTCGCGTTCGCGCACGAGCGGCGCGACGACGGCGGCTACACGCTGCGGCTGATGCCAGCGTTCGAAGGGTTCCCCAGCGACGACGCCACCACCGACACCGCGCGCGTCATGGCCGCGATCGAGACGATGGTGCGCGCGGCGCCGGCGCAGTACCTGTGGATCCATCGCCGCTTCAAGCGGCAGCCCGACGGACGCGGCGAGCTATACCGCTGA
- the waaA gene encoding lipid IV(A) 3-deoxy-D-manno-octulosonic acid transferase has protein sequence MPPTPRIDVFERLLRGLYSAALYALAPITIYHLIWRGFRQPAYFQRWHERYAMYRDAPQTRTLWVHAVSVGEVNAALPLVQALRRGRPDLRLLVTTITPTGSERVRSLWKDEIEHVYLPYDLPGAVGRFLDHYQPMAALIMETELWPNLLFGCRDRGVPSFILNARLSARSLRGYQVLAPLISRALRTVRTVAAQSHADARRFIRLGARAGQTVETGNLKYDVSVPEALPEFAAQCRLHAAGRPVWIAASTHEDEEAAVISIHRHLRAAHPDLLLLWAPRHPERFRAVAEHARSAGWPVSTRSRARWPQPSDAVFVIDTLGELMNFYACADVAFVGGSLQPVGGHNLLEPAATGTAIVTGPHLHNFAEIAHRLEHAGALRVGADADAVERDLAQLLADPAARQRMVEAGQALVETGRGALARTMALLEPVLTGRAELRSP, from the coding sequence ATGCCACCCACGCCACGGATCGACGTCTTCGAGCGCCTGTTGCGCGGCCTGTACTCGGCGGCGCTGTACGCCCTGGCGCCGATCACGATCTACCACCTGATCTGGCGCGGGTTCCGCCAGCCGGCGTATTTCCAGCGCTGGCACGAGCGCTACGCGATGTACCGGGACGCGCCGCAGACGCGCACGCTGTGGGTGCACGCCGTCTCGGTGGGCGAGGTCAACGCCGCCCTGCCGCTGGTGCAGGCGCTGCGCCGTGGCCGCCCGGACCTGCGCCTGCTGGTGACCACCATCACGCCGACGGGCTCCGAGCGCGTGCGCAGCCTGTGGAAGGACGAGATCGAGCACGTCTACCTGCCGTACGACCTGCCCGGCGCGGTGGGTCGTTTCCTCGATCACTACCAGCCGATGGCCGCGCTGATCATGGAAACCGAGTTGTGGCCGAACCTGCTGTTCGGGTGCCGCGACCGCGGCGTGCCCAGCTTCATCCTCAATGCGCGGTTGTCCGCTCGCTCGCTGCGCGGCTATCAGGTCCTGGCGCCGCTGATCTCGCGGGCCCTGCGCACGGTGCGCACGGTCGCCGCGCAGAGCCATGCCGATGCGCGGCGGTTCATCCGGCTGGGCGCGCGCGCCGGGCAGACGGTGGAGACCGGCAACCTGAAGTACGACGTCAGCGTGCCCGAGGCCCTGCCGGAATTTGCCGCACAGTGCCGCCTGCACGCGGCGGGACGGCCGGTCTGGATCGCGGCCAGCACGCACGAGGACGAGGAGGCGGCCGTGATCTCGATCCACCGCCACCTGCGTGCGGCGCATCCCGACCTGCTGCTGCTGTGGGCCCCGCGTCATCCCGAGCGCTTCCGCGCGGTGGCCGAGCATGCGCGCAGCGCCGGCTGGCCGGTGTCGACCCGTTCGCGCGCGCGATGGCCGCAGCCCAGCGACGCGGTGTTCGTGATCGACACGCTCGGCGAGCTGATGAACTTCTACGCCTGCGCCGACGTTGCCTTCGTGGGCGGCAGCCTGCAGCCGGTCGGCGGCCATAACCTGCTCGAGCCCGCGGCCACCGGGACGGCGATCGTCACCGGCCCGCACCTGCACAACTTCGCCGAGATCGCCCACCGTCTCGAGCACGCCGGCGCGCTGCGCGTGGGTGCCGACGCGGACGCGGTGGAACGGGACCTCGCACAGCTGCTCGCCGATCCGGCGGCGCGCCAGCGCATGGTCGAGGCCGGGCAAGCCCTTGTGGAAACCGGGCGTGGCGCCCTGGCGCGCACGATGGCGCTGCTGGAGCCGGTGCTGACCGGACGCGCGGAATTGCGGTCGCCCTAG
- a CDS encoding TolC family outer membrane protein: MSRHPLVVALAAAIATSALMPAVAQAEDLLQTYELARTGDPQLSGAEAARLAIREGSVQARAALLPQIAGEATLTRSRNESVHDTLFDPDGAGGPSGAINGSLESESTTRDMGVSVRQMIYDHSNITRLRSANALSRASDFQLESASDTLITRTSAAYFNVLVQLETLAAAEAAESALKKQFDFASKRLEVGLAPITDVHEARATYESARAGVILSRTTVEDAYEALREITGTPVTNIQGLPVDFQPQLPESNGVEQWVQAAIANNPNLKAKEFQVQSAEANVSTARAGHLPTLYLNGGYGDTKRWGSSEFAGIDIPGDGEEHGRGPQLGVTLSVPIFSGGAIQSGVREALARRDLEQDEYEQQKRALERNTRNAYQNLVAGISEVEARRLAVVSAQAAYDASQVGLEVGTRTVLDVLTNQRNLFTASQQYALARYNFLQARLLLEQAAGTLDVNDVQDINRLLTVNAEASVAPKR; the protein is encoded by the coding sequence ATGAGCCGCCATCCCCTCGTCGTTGCCCTCGCCGCAGCGATCGCGACGTCCGCCCTGATGCCGGCGGTCGCCCAGGCCGAAGACCTGCTGCAGACCTACGAGCTGGCGCGCACCGGCGATCCGCAGCTGTCGGGCGCCGAAGCAGCACGACTGGCCATCCGTGAGGGTTCCGTGCAGGCGCGCGCGGCGCTGTTGCCGCAGATCGCCGGCGAAGCCACGCTGACCCGTTCGCGCAACGAAAGCGTGCACGACACGCTGTTCGATCCCGACGGCGCCGGCGGCCCCTCGGGCGCCATCAACGGATCGCTGGAGAGCGAATCGACGACCCGCGACATGGGCGTCAGCGTGCGCCAGATGATCTACGACCACAGCAACATCACCCGCCTTCGCAGCGCCAATGCACTGAGCCGCGCGAGCGACTTCCAGCTCGAGTCGGCCAGCGACACCCTGATCACCCGCACGTCGGCCGCGTACTTCAACGTGCTGGTGCAGCTGGAGACCCTGGCCGCCGCCGAGGCCGCCGAGTCCGCGCTGAAGAAGCAGTTCGACTTCGCCTCCAAGCGGCTGGAGGTCGGCCTGGCGCCGATCACCGACGTGCACGAAGCACGCGCCACCTACGAAAGCGCGCGCGCCGGCGTCATCCTGAGCCGGACCACGGTGGAGGATGCCTACGAGGCCCTGCGCGAGATCACCGGCACCCCGGTGACCAACATCCAGGGCCTGCCGGTGGACTTCCAGCCGCAGCTGCCCGAGTCCAACGGCGTCGAGCAGTGGGTGCAGGCCGCCATCGCGAACAACCCGAACCTGAAGGCGAAGGAGTTCCAGGTGCAGTCGGCCGAGGCCAACGTCTCGACGGCGCGCGCCGGCCACCTGCCGACCCTGTACCTCAACGGCGGCTACGGCGACACCAAGCGCTGGGGCTCCAGTGAATTCGCCGGCATCGACATCCCCGGTGACGGCGAGGAACACGGCCGCGGCCCGCAGCTGGGCGTGACCCTTTCGGTGCCGATCTTCTCCGGTGGTGCGATCCAGTCGGGCGTGCGCGAAGCGCTGGCCCGCCGCGACCTGGAACAGGACGAGTACGAGCAGCAGAAGCGCGCGCTGGAACGCAATACCCGCAACGCCTACCAGAACCTGGTCGCCGGCATCAGCGAAGTCGAAGCCCGCCGCCTGGCCGTCGTGTCGGCGCAGGCCGCGTACGACGCTTCCCAGGTCGGGCTGGAAGTGGGCACGCGCACCGTGCTCGACGTACTGACCAACCAGCGCAACCTGTTCACCGCATCGCAGCAGTACGCCCTGGCCCGTTACAACTTCCTGCAGGCGCGGCTGCTGCTGGAACAGGCCGCCGGGACGCTGGACGTCAACGACGTGCAGGACATCAATCGCCTGCTCACTGTCAACGCCGAAGCCAGCGTGGCGCCCAAGCGCTGA
- a CDS encoding protein-L-isoaspartate O-methyltransferase family protein — protein MSTLDYAKARELMVEQQIRPWDVLDPRVLSVLAATPREAFVPHEHRNLAYTDLPLPLPHGEQMMKPVVEGRALQALELAPGDDVLEIGTGSGFLTACLAGLAREVVSLERHGDLADTARARLAARASGNVNVIHADAFDWQNTRRFAAICVTGAVSAIPPRFLEWLQPDGRMFIVRGRSPAMEAVLVRNPSGTARIESLFETDLPYLAGAAPAPTFEL, from the coding sequence ATGAGCACGCTCGATTACGCCAAGGCCCGTGAACTGATGGTCGAACAGCAGATTCGACCCTGGGACGTGCTCGACCCGCGCGTGCTGAGCGTGCTGGCGGCCACGCCGCGCGAGGCCTTCGTGCCTCACGAGCACCGCAACCTGGCCTACACCGACCTGCCCCTGCCCCTGCCCCACGGCGAGCAGATGATGAAGCCGGTCGTGGAAGGCCGCGCCCTGCAGGCGCTGGAACTGGCCCCCGGCGACGACGTGCTGGAAATCGGCACCGGCAGCGGCTTCCTGACGGCCTGCCTGGCCGGCCTGGCCCGCGAAGTGGTGAGCCTGGAACGCCATGGCGACTTGGCCGACACCGCCCGCGCCCGGCTGGCCGCGCGCGCCAGCGGCAATGTCAACGTCATCCACGCCGATGCGTTCGACTGGCAGAACACGCGCCGCTTCGCCGCCATCTGCGTGACCGGCGCGGTCAGCGCCATTCCGCCGCGTTTCCTGGAATGGCTGCAGCCCGACGGCCGCATGTTCATCGTTCGCGGCCGCTCGCCGGCAATGGAAGCCGTGCTGGTACGCAACCCTTCGGGCACGGCGCGCATCGAATCCCTGTTCGAGACCGACCTCCCCTACCTCGCCGGCGCTGCGCCGGCGCCTACCTTCGAGCTGTAA
- a CDS encoding TetR/AcrR family transcriptional regulator: MSSTPSKTPPPPRPSGPGRPKDLGKRAAILEAAKRMFVSHGFEGVSMDQIAAEAGVSKLTVYSHFGDKEALFSEAISAKCEEQLSTGLFAIDADTPLRERLLEIGRGFFALIASEEALAIHRVVTTQPPPAKLGQLFWDAGPRRVQEAFEGFLREEVAAGALEVPDVHRAASQFFCLLKGELHMRLLCGCNAGFAAEEVEAHVQGTIDMFLRAYARPGDPPAAVAPARSRRR; the protein is encoded by the coding sequence ATGAGCTCCACCCCTTCCAAGACCCCTCCGCCCCCCCGCCCGTCCGGCCCCGGCCGGCCCAAGGACCTGGGCAAGCGTGCCGCGATCCTGGAGGCCGCCAAGCGCATGTTCGTCAGCCACGGCTTCGAAGGCGTGAGCATGGACCAGATTGCCGCCGAGGCCGGGGTCTCCAAGCTGACGGTGTACAGCCATTTTGGCGACAAGGAGGCCCTGTTCTCGGAGGCCATCAGCGCCAAGTGCGAAGAGCAGCTTTCTACCGGGCTGTTCGCGATCGACGCGGACACGCCCCTGCGCGAGCGCCTGCTGGAGATCGGCCGCGGCTTTTTCGCGCTGATCGCCAGCGAGGAAGCGCTGGCCATCCACCGCGTGGTGACCACCCAGCCGCCACCGGCCAAGCTGGGCCAGCTGTTCTGGGACGCGGGCCCGCGGCGCGTGCAGGAGGCCTTCGAGGGCTTCCTGCGCGAGGAAGTCGCCGCCGGTGCGCTGGAGGTCCCGGACGTCCACCGCGCCGCTTCGCAGTTCTTCTGCCTGCTCAAGGGCGAGCTGCACATGCGCCTGCTGTGCGGCTGCAACGCAGGCTTCGCCGCCGAGGAAGTGGAAGCGCACGTACAGGGGACGATCGACATGTTCCTGCGCGCGTACGCCCGCCCGGGCGATCCGCCTGCCGCAGTGGCGCCGGCGCGCTCGCGACGGCGATGA